A window of the Thermoleophilia bacterium SCSIO 60948 genome harbors these coding sequences:
- a CDS encoding tetratricopeptide repeat protein — protein MSLLESGDFEQAAVPLGKAAKLAPEQGSVREALGRALFRSSHFAEAAEEFEAVVERYPVNDYAHFCLGRALSLSGEPGRARHHLVMASNLRPDRRDYRIYRDRICRAS, from the coding sequence ATGAGCCTGCTCGAGTCGGGCGACTTCGAGCAGGCGGCGGTGCCACTCGGCAAAGCGGCGAAGCTCGCCCCCGAGCAGGGGTCGGTCCGCGAGGCGCTCGGTCGCGCCCTGTTTCGATCGAGCCATTTCGCCGAGGCCGCCGAGGAGTTCGAGGCGGTCGTCGAGCGTTATCCGGTCAACGACTACGCGCACTTCTGCCTCGGCAGGGCGCTCAGCCTGAGCGGAGAGCCCGGACGCGCGCGCCATCACCTCGTGATGGCCTCCAACCTGCGCCCGGACCGGCGTGACTACCGGATCTACCGCGACCGCATCTGTCGCGCCTCATAG
- a CDS encoding D-tyrosyl-tRNA(Tyr) deacylase, with protein MKALVQRVAEASVAVEGERIAAIGPGLLILLGVAREDRAEDVDRLARKVRALRVFEDSEGRLSEPLGERELLCVSQFTLLASTRKGNRPSFTDAAPPALAVPLYERFCEATSAKRGRFGARMEVALVNDGPLTLMLET; from the coding sequence TTGAAGGCGCTCGTCCAGCGCGTCGCCGAGGCGTCCGTCGCGGTCGAGGGCGAGCGGATCGCGGCGATCGGCCCCGGCCTTCTGATCCTGCTCGGGGTCGCCCGTGAGGATCGGGCCGAGGACGTTGACCGCCTTGCCAGGAAGGTCCGTGCGCTGCGCGTCTTCGAGGACTCGGAGGGCCGGCTCTCGGAGCCGCTCGGCGAGCGTGAGCTGCTCTGCGTCAGCCAGTTCACGCTGCTCGCCTCGACGCGCAAGGGCAACCGGCCGAGCTTCACGGATGCGGCCCCGCCCGCGCTCGCCGTGCCGCTCTATGAGCGCTTCTGCGAGGCGACGTCGGCGAAGCGGGGACGCTTCGGCGCCCGGATGGAGGTCGCGCTGGTCAACGACGGCCCGCTGACCCTGATGCTGGAGACCTGA
- a CDS encoding ribosome maturation factor RimP, producing the protein MTQHEELERTITERLADIDRELELVALEQPAAARLRVFIDRPGGVDLEACERVTAACRDLLVDYSLEVSSPGADRPLTKPEHFRRYLGRQVRVLVRNPIDGQRKFTGELVEADDAGVALSGQGRSVRIELGEIRRSNLVPDPIGGKA; encoded by the coding sequence TTGACCCAGCACGAAGAACTCGAGAGGACGATCACCGAACGGCTCGCGGACATCGACCGCGAGCTCGAGCTCGTCGCGCTCGAGCAGCCTGCCGCGGCTCGTCTCAGAGTCTTCATCGATCGTCCGGGCGGCGTCGACCTCGAGGCCTGCGAGCGCGTGACGGCAGCCTGCCGCGACCTGCTCGTCGACTACTCGCTCGAGGTCTCCTCGCCGGGAGCCGACAGGCCGCTGACCAAGCCGGAGCACTTCCGGCGCTATCTCGGTCGGCAGGTGCGGGTCTTGGTGCGCAACCCGATCGACGGGCAGCGCAAGTTCACCGGCGAGCTCGTCGAAGCCGACGACGCCGGGGTCGCTCTCAGCGGCCAGGGGCGCTCGGTGCGGATCGAGCTCGGCGAGATCCGTCGCTCCAACCTCGTCCCAGATCCGATCGGAGGAAAGGCTTGA
- the nusA gene encoding transcription termination/antitermination protein NusA, producing the protein MSREIIDAVRALEQEKGIDADTLMTALEDALLSAYKKTPGAARYARVDLDHDTADFRVFELLLPPELEEKLMAEVAVDTEPSIDPATGEMREPEEPEIDPEVLAPYEDQIKTRDVTPDDFGRIAAQTAKQVVLQRIREAERQMMFDEYQDRVGELITGIVQQSDNRYTLVQLRERVEALLPRSEQVWNERYDHGARIKAVITDVSAEGKGPSIVVSRRNPELIKQLFELEVPEIADELVEIVGVAREPGYRSKIAVISHADGVDPVGACVGPRGSRVRMVVSELRGEKIDIIPYNEEPARFVAKALSPARVREVLVDDDDLQATVIVPDDQLSLAIGREGQNARLAAKLTGWRVDIKSETEFSEVEEEMDYEGEEEADGRCAAVLSAGRRCPNASLPGSHFCGLPSHQALTRFSTNRVTVLSPLSDPEIEVLADPDASEADVAAIVARAEAEFSEDAEDEGAEPEQPVGPDETTPDPEAGSTTETETETATEA; encoded by the coding sequence TTGAGCCGCGAGATCATCGATGCCGTCAGGGCACTCGAGCAGGAGAAGGGGATCGACGCCGACACGCTGATGACGGCGCTCGAGGACGCGCTCCTGTCCGCTTACAAGAAGACCCCCGGCGCGGCCCGCTACGCCCGTGTGGATCTCGACCACGACACCGCCGACTTCCGCGTCTTCGAGCTCTTGCTGCCGCCGGAGCTCGAGGAGAAGCTGATGGCCGAGGTGGCCGTCGACACCGAGCCTTCGATCGATCCCGCGACGGGCGAGATGCGCGAGCCCGAGGAGCCGGAGATCGACCCCGAGGTACTCGCCCCCTACGAGGACCAGATCAAGACCCGCGACGTCACGCCCGACGACTTCGGCCGCATCGCCGCGCAGACCGCCAAGCAGGTCGTCCTGCAGCGGATCCGCGAGGCCGAGCGCCAGATGATGTTCGACGAGTACCAGGACCGCGTCGGCGAGCTCATCACCGGCATCGTCCAGCAGTCGGACAACCGCTACACCCTCGTCCAGTTGCGCGAGCGAGTCGAGGCGTTGCTGCCGCGCTCCGAGCAGGTCTGGAACGAGCGCTACGACCACGGCGCCCGGATCAAGGCCGTGATCACCGACGTCTCGGCCGAGGGCAAGGGCCCGTCGATCGTTGTCTCACGCCGCAACCCGGAGCTGATCAAGCAGCTTTTCGAGCTCGAGGTCCCGGAGATCGCCGACGAGCTCGTCGAGATCGTCGGCGTCGCCCGCGAGCCCGGCTACCGCTCGAAGATCGCCGTCATCTCGCACGCCGACGGCGTCGACCCGGTCGGCGCCTGCGTCGGCCCGCGCGGCTCGCGCGTGCGGATGGTCGTCTCCGAGCTGCGCGGCGAGAAGATCGACATCATCCCCTACAACGAGGAGCCCGCCCGGTTCGTCGCCAAGGCGCTCTCGCCGGCGCGCGTCCGCGAGGTCCTCGTCGACGATGACGACCTCCAGGCCACGGTCATCGTGCCCGACGACCAGCTCTCGCTGGCGATCGGCCGCGAGGGCCAGAACGCTCGTCTGGCCGCCAAGCTGACGGGCTGGCGAGTCGACATCAAGTCCGAGACCGAGTTCTCGGAGGTCGAGGAGGAGATGGACTACGAGGGCGAGGAAGAGGCCGACGGCCGCTGCGCCGCCGTGCTCTCGGCGGGGCGCCGGTGCCCGAACGCCTCGCTCCCGGGTTCGCACTTCTGCGGCCTGCCCTCTCACCAGGCCCTGACCCGGTTCTCGACGAACCGCGTCACCGTCCTGAGCCCGCTGAGCGATCCCGAGATCGAGGTCCTGGCCGACCCCGACGCGTCCGAGGCCGACGTCGCGGCGATCGTCGCCCGGGCGGAGGCCGAGTTCTCCGAGGACGCCGAGGACGAGGGCGCCGAGCCCGAGCAGCCCGTCGGCCCGGATGAGACGACGCCG